The DNA window AATGGTAAGGGATTTCCAAAAAGTCATAGGCCAAGAAATCAAACGACAAATTTTGCAGGCCGAAGGCAGACTGCCCGATTTGGTTTGCGCTTGCGTGGGCGGCGGCAGCAACGCCATAGGCGCGTTTTATGAGTTTATTGAAGACAAGTCCGTAAGGCTTGTAGGCTTGGAGGCGGCGGGCAAAGGCTTGGACACGGGCGAGCACGCGGCGACGCTTACGACGGGCACGCAGGGAATTTTGCACGGCATGAAAGCGTATTTTGTCCAAAATAAAGACGGCAATATCGCGCCCGTTTATTCCATATCGGCGGGGCTGGACTATCCGGGCGTGGGGCCCGAGCATTGTTATCTAAAAGATATAAAACGGGCCGAGTATTACGCCATAACGGACGAACAAGCCGTGGACGCTTTTGAAAAGCTGTCCAAAATAGAGGGCATAATTCCGGCTTTGGAAAGCGCGCACGCCGTTGCCTATGTTTTGGAGCAAGCGCCCAAGATGCCCAAAGATAAGATAATAGTATGCAACCTCTCGGGCAGGGGCGATAAAGATGTGGCGCATATAGCAAGATATAAAGGAGAAACGCTTTATGAGTAGAATAG is part of the Clostridiales bacterium genome and encodes:
- the trpB gene encoding tryptophan synthase subunit beta, coding for MDKTRFGTFGGRYVGETVMTTLEELAQEYERLINDPEFLAEFNGLLATYAGRPSLLYFAKKLTQELGGAKIYLKREDLNHTGSHKINNVLGQVLMAKRLGKKRVIAETGAGQHGVATATVAALLGLKCAIFMGKEDTKRQALNVYRMKLLGAEVIPVTSGTQTLKDAVNEALKEWVATVNDTFYVIGSAVGPYPYPKMVRDFQKVIGQEIKRQILQAEGRLPDLVCACVGGGSNAIGAFYEFIEDKSVRLVGLEAAGKGLDTGEHAATLTTGTQGILHGMKAYFVQNKDGNIAPVYSISAGLDYPGVGPEHCYLKDIKRAEYYAITDEQAVDAFEKLSKIEGIIPALESAHAVAYVLEQAPKMPKDKIIVCNLSGRGDKDVAHIARYKGETLYE